The window GTGCGAGTTCTGGCGTCCGGCGGGCGAGGATGCGAGCACAGGTTCGGCCAATGGAGCCTGCTGCGCCAACGACAGCCGCCTTTGCTTTTGAGGGGTCAATATCCATAATCTCAGCTGCTTTGAGTACACCTTCTATGCCGGTGGCAATTGTATAACTATTTCCTGTTGTAACTGCAATATTAAGATTCTTTGCGATAGTTATTCCGCCATCGCCTACGACCGAAGTATGTGCTCCGAGTCCTATTATGCGTGCTCCCTGTTCTTCGGCAAGCTGTCCAGCCTTGATTATTTTCTCATACACAAAGTCTAGCGGCAGTGTGCTCATCTGGCGCGGCGTGAGCGGACAACCTATAAACCAGCCTTCTGCTTCTTTGCCGGTTGCCGATTTTACGCCGGTGATATGCGAAAGGACCATTGGCTCCTTGAACTTAAGGCCCCATTCGACTAGTCTTTCAGGTAGAAATTTGGCAATGGGATATTTACGGGCAACGTCGCGTTTTGCATCTATCGGATGGATTACAAAGGCAAATTTTTCCAATTTACTTTCCTTGCTTACAAATTTTCACCGTGAGTTTTAAATCAGCGTCCAATTTTCACGCTTGTTTGCAAGCCTCTTCTGTTAGGGCGAGCATTTCGTCCAATGTCGTTGCGCTAGAGACCGCTCGTCTTATCTGGGAAGCGCCTGGGATACTTTTTATGTACCAGGCTAGTTGCCCTCGCATTTCTCTAACTCCACGTTCCTCGCCGTATAGCTCGGTCATTAGGCGAAGATGTTCGCGGGCAACTTCCATCCGTTCCGCACAGGAGGGTTCTGGTGGGATTTCGCCAGTAGCTATGTAATGTGCGGTTCTGCTGAATATCCAGGGATTTCCCAGTGCCGCTCTGCCTATCATCACAGCATCACAGCCTGTTTCTGTCAACATGCGCACTGCATCCTGAGGGCTTTTCACATCACCGTTGCCGATAACAGGGATGCGTACAGCCTTTTTTACATCAGCTATAATATTCCAATCGGCCGTTCCTGAGTAACCTTGTGCTGCTGTGCGACCGTGGATTGTCACTGCGGCGATTCCAACTTCTTCTGCTATCCTGGCGACTTCGATGGCCGTAACATGTTTGTCATCTGGCCCTTTCCGTGTTTTTACCGTCACCGGAATGCTTACTGCTTGGACGACGGCTGACATAACCTCCCGCGCTTGTTCTAGGTTTTGCATTAGTGCTGCCCCGGCGCCTGTTCTCACTACCTTGCGAACTGGACATCCAAGGTTGATATCTATTGCGTCTGCCCCAACAGCCTCAGCCATTGCGGCTGCTGATGCCATTGTGTCAGTGTCTGCACCAAAAATCTGAACAATTACAGGCCTTTCTTCATCCGTCCAGTCGAACATTCTCAGCGTTTTCGAATTTCGATATCGGAGCCCATAACTGCTTATCATTTCCGTCCAGACTGCCGCCGCACCATGATGTCGACAAATCAGTCGGAATGCGTGATTTGTGACGCCTGCCATCGGCGCGAGGACGATGGGAGGGTCAAGCGAAATTCGGAACTCTTGTCGCCGGATTTCAGATGGCCTGCGTTCGATTTTCGTTTTCTATTCTTACTCCCTTATTGGAAAACAATACGAGTAACAAATAGCATACTGATTGAAAGCAGTATCTATTAGCTACTCGTTGCTAGTTTTGATTGCCAATTTTGCTCTTTCATAGAGGATTCTTAGACCCTCTAGTGTAAGAAAGAGGTTAATGATTTCTATTGTCCGACTAAGTGGCGCGATTAAACCGGCCAGTCCACCTGTTGCTATTACCTTTGCAGTTCCTCCCAGCTCACTTTGCACTCGGTTAACTAACTCGTCAATCTGGCCAGCAAATCCAAATAATATTCCTGCTTGCATACTGGTGACCGTTGTTGTGCCTATTGCCGATGGCGGGGTCACTAAATCTATCCTTGGCAATCGGGCAGCGGCGCGGTGGAGTGCTTCTGTTGATATGCCGATTCCTGGCGCAATCACACCTCCCAGGTATTCACCTGTTTCAGAAACGGCGTCTAGCGTTGTTGCGGTGCCTAAATCCACAACTATCGCTGGACCGCCGTAAAGTGCATATGCTGCGATGGCGTTGGCTATTCTATCCGCTCCAACATCGGATTTTGGTTCGTAGTTAATTTTAATTCCCATGTCTTTAGACGGGTCCACTACGAATGGTTCGATGTTAAAGAACTTCCGACATGCTGCGACCATATCCGACATTGTGGGCGGTACAACGTTTGATATGGCTATACCCGTTATGTCTTGAAATTGGATGTTGGAATATTCAAATAAATCCCGAAGAAGCATTCCATATTCGTCCGCTGTCCTGCCGAGTTGCGTACGAATACGCCAATCTGCAATCAGTTGGGAGTCTTTGTAGACTCCTAACATTATGTTTGTATTTCCAACATCGATTGTAAGAATCATCGGTTAACTTGGAGTAGATTGAAGTAAGGGCTCGAGGTCTATGCCAGGTACTCTTCGAGTTTTTTCCGTCGCTTGGCATGGCGGAGCTTTTTAAGAGCTTTGGCTTCAATCTGGCGGATGCGCTCTCGTGTGACCTGAAAGTGCCGCCCAACTTCCTCGAGTGTTCTGGGGTAGCCGTCGTCCAGTCCGAAACGCATCCTCAGCACATCCCGTTCTCGACTGGTAAGCTCTGATAGCACCTCGACAATCCGCTCGCGCAAGAGCTGATGCGATGCGGCGTCGTCTGGCGAAACGGTGTCACGATCTTGAATAAAGTCGGAAAGGTGACTATCCTCTTCTTCTCCGATAGGTGTTTCGAGCGAAAGAGGCTCAGGTGCAATCCGCATAATTTCGCTAACGCGCTCAACCGGCAAGTCCATTTCTCGAGCCAGCTCTTCCATCGTTGGCTCACGGCCAAGTTCTTGAAGGAGGTGGCTTGATGTCTTTATTAGACGGTTGATCGTCTCGACCATATGCACCGGGATTCGAATTGTCCGACCCTGGTCCGCTATAGCACGAGTGATCGCCTGGCGAATCCACCATGTGGCGTATGTGCTGAACTTATAGCCTTTCCTATAATCGAATTTCTCGACTGCGCGAATAAGCCCGATATTTCCTTCTTGAATTAGATCAGGAAATGACATCCCGCGACCGCTGTATCTTTTTGCAATGCTTACGACGAGACGCAGGTTTGCTTGAATTAGCTTTTCCTTTGCTTTTTGAGCTTCCGGAGTCTTGCCGTCGCCTTCAGCTATTGTTTTGGCAAGGGCAACCTCTTCCTCCATTGTTAGGAGCGGAGTTCGACCAATCTCGCGGAGCCACATCCTAACCGAGTCGTCAAGCGGAAGTCCTTCCATGGCAGCGAGTTCTTCTTCATGAACCTCGATGTCATGGACGGGTGCTTCTTCAGGCACAGGGGCTTCCTCGACGAGTTCAGCATCTTTGATCTCCTCGACTACTTGAATTCCTTCATCAGCAAACGTTTGCAGGAGATCGTCTATCTGGTCCGCGTCAATATCTTCTTGGCGGCTCAGAGTGTCGCTGATCTCGTCGTACGTAAGTATGCCCTTGCGTTTGCCTTCGTTTAGTAGTTTTTGTATTTCTGCGTTTTCTTTAATATCTTCAACTGTCACTTTCGTTCATCCCTTTAGGACCAGCTTTTGGATCTACTTTTCCGGTTTCTCTAAATAATTCGATAGCTTGTCTGATTGCTGCTTTGCGCAAATCCTTTGAAGCATCTATTATACCATCTTTCATATACGGTGCAAGAATGTCCGAAGTTCTCATTTTCCTAAGTTTTGATTTCTTTATCAATTCAATACAATCCTGCAAACCTTTTTCATTAAGTGGCGGTATGTCCTCCCGCAATGCAAGCTCGCTTAGAAATCTGCCGACTTCAGTTGTAACTGAGCCTATTATCTTGTTTAGCTCGGCCACTCCATTTTCCCTAACGGCTTCGAACGCCGCTTTTGCCGCTGTGCGGGTTAGGTCGTTTGAAAAATCATTTTCTGATAGCGCTTCTACAATGAGTTGCGCCCCCGCCTCGTTGTGAATTAATGTTCTTAAGATTGAAATTTCAGCCTTCTCAACGGCTGTTTTGGGTTTTGCCCATTGGTTGATAGGCGTTTTTATTCCTTTTATGCTCTGTTGCCTTCGCGCTATTAGTTCAATATCCTGCCTTAGGTGTTCCTCCGCTCTAGTTGTACCCGTCTCAAAGTTCGGATGATACCTTGCGAGCTTTCTAATATGCTTTTCACGTTCGATACTAGTGGGAATCTCAGCCAAGATCCTTACAGCCTGTTTGAGCATTTCTGCTCTGCCTGTGTAAGATGAAAGATCATGGTTCTCCATTAGTATCGCAAGCCTGTAATCTATAATTGGTAGTGCATTTGAAATTGCGGCGGCAAACTCGGTTACAAGTCCTTTCCTAAGCACACTATCTGGATCGTCGCCGCCCGGAAGCCTGGCTATTCGTACGTCGCACCCAGCTTCTTCAAACATGGAAGCGCCTCTAATTGCCGCCGAAATTCCCGCAGAATCGGCATCGTAAGCTAACACTACCCGCTTTGTATAGCGTAGTAGTACATTAATATGTTCCCTAGTGAGCGCCGTTCCTAACGTGGCTACACAGTTCTCGAAACCTGCTTGGTGGCAGGCAATTACGTCTGTATAGCCTTCAACAACAATCGCTTGGTCAAGCTCTGCAATCTTTTTACGTGCAAAGTTGAGACCATAAAGCGCTTTTGTTTTGCTAAAGAGCGGGGTCTCTGGCGAATTTAGATATTTTGGTTGGTCGTCGGAGGCGATGGCCCGACCGCCGAAGCCGATTGTCTGTTCGTGTATGTCAAAGATCGGAAAAATAATCCTATGCCTAAAACGGTCATAATATCCGTCGTCACGATCGCTTTTGATAACAAGGCCTGCCTCTGCCGCACAAGCCAAGTTCACGCCTTTTTTGGTCAGGTAAGAGACCAAGCCATCCCAAGCGGCTGCGGCATATCCGAGCTTAAACTGCTCGATAGTTTGATCGGCAAGCCCGCGCCTGCGAAGATATTCAATAGCGATTGGTGTTCGGTTTAGCAACTCCCGATAGTAGGAAGCTGCTATTTCATTTACTTCCCTAAGGGCATCTCTGCGGCTTGAATGTCGTTTTTGAAGGCGCTCAAGCTCTACTCCCGCACGTTTTGCCAATCGTTCGAGGGCTTCCGGGAAAGTGAGGCTCTCCGCCTTCATCACAAATGCGAAAATATCGCCATGCTCACCACAGCCGAAACAATGCCAAGTTTGAAATTGCTCGCTGACCGTAAAAGAAGGTGTTTTTTCTGCATGGAATGGGCAGAGCCCGACGTGATTTTTTCCGACGCGCTTCAGAGTAACATAGTCGGATACGACGTCAAGAATACTGAGCTTTGTCCGAATCTCATCGATGGCGTCGCGCACATCAGCCACACAGAGCAACCCCCGCTCGGTTAACGGCACTAGTCCCAAAGCGCAATTGTGATGCCTACAACTGTCTTGCCCAAGAATGTAAATGCTACCCTGTTCTTTTCAATGTATTTCGTGACCATTTGCATTCCGGACTTCTGGTGGGACTCTGGGTAGCCGTATTTCATGATAACGTCCTTATAAGTGCTTCCGAGCTTAATACCCTTCGAAGTTCCTATGCCGGGCCAATCCACGCCGAAAGCGGCAATCTGGATTACTATGCCATCAGGGTTGATGATGAACTCGAGGGTATGATTCTTGGGAAACCGATAGATCCATGTAACCTCGGGAGCTGACTGCTTGTTTGCTTTGCCTCCGGTTGAGCCTTGGAAAGGCGATGATTGCCCCGATGCCGAAGAACCGCCTGCTGATGGAGGAGGACCTTCAAGCGCCGCAAAGGGGTTTGATGCCCCACCCATGCCTGGAGGTGGGCCTTCGGCGGTACCGAATGGACTGCCGGCCCCTGTGTCTGTTGCCGCTTGTCTTGTAGACCCAACCCTTATTTCTGTAGGATTGCCGTACTTCTGGATTATGCTCAGTGCCGATCTGCCTAGCCGGATTCCTGCCAGCTGAAGCTCTTTTACCTCCGCTGCATAGGCGAATGACGTGGATATAACCAGGACTACTATGATAGGAATACATATGAATACTTTTGTTCTAAACGCCATGCTTTACCCTCGCTTTCGAAAGTTTGTAGCTAAAAATATTTCTACAATGCCTATTTCAAATCCTCCTTGTGGCAATAATTTTTATAGGCAATGACAAAGGAATCGGAATTACCCTGTTTTAGACAATTCCAATGGAACTTTTGTTCCAAAACGTCAATCATAAAAACGGCACGCTTTGAGCAGGATATGAGTAACAGAGAGCCACATATTTCGTTTGGCAGAAGTACAGTAGCAAGTTGACGATGGCAGCACCATTATGTTATAATGCTTTGGTATGACGACTAACTTACGCTCAATTAGCAGATAACAGAATGGAAAGGTGATAGCACTCGGATGTTCGACAGTAACGAGGCGTTGCTCGCCAGGGTTGAAGAACTCCAAAAAGAGTTAGAGGAGAGCAAGCAATATATAGCAACCCTTGAAAAGGCAAAGAGAGAGCTCGAGCAGAAAATTCGAAGCCTCTCCGAGCCTAGTGGCGAGCCGATTCCAATAACTGAAATTGAGGAGACCCTTAAAAGGTTCGTACGCAAGACAGCTGAGATTCTCTACGCCGAAAAGTGTGTGTTTATGCTTTTTGACAAAGAAAGCGGTGAACTTGTAGCTACTAAACCTGCTTATGGGTTGACCGACGAAGAGATAAAGGCATTCAGGGTCCGTGCCACACAGGGAGTTTCGGGCGAGGTATTCCGAACTGGCAAGCCAATTATAATACATGATGCGTTGAATGACGAACGCACGTACAAGGATAATGTTGCTCTTCTCCATGTTCGCAATGGTGTTTGCGTGCCCCTGATCTCTGAAAAACGCGATGAAGAGGGGCGCGTGATTGAGAGTACCACTATTGGTGTTCTTCATGTTTTCAACCAGCGCTATGGAAACATTTTTACTGAAGAAGACGTTCGCCTACTTCAACGCTATGCAAAGAACGCTACTGCGGTAATTCTGAATGCCCAGATATATCGCGAATTTGTCGCGGAAAAAGAAGACCTTGAGCACATCATCGAGAGTGTATACGCAGGCTTGTTAATGGTAAACAAGGACGGCAGAATCACTCAGATGAATGCCTCTGCACGGTCGATGTTTGGTGCGCAGGGTAAAGATGTTCTTGGCAAAATGTATTATGAGGTAATAGACGAACCAAAGGTAAAGGACATACTTGTCCAATGCTTAACGGAAAATACAGAAATCGCAAGCGAAATCTCGCTCCGTTTGGACGAGAGCGAGAGGATTTATCAAGTACAAACGGCACTTGTTAAGGGCGAAGAGCAGCAACCCATAGGCGTTGTTGCAATCTTTAATGATATTACAGAAATACGAAACGTTGAGCGAATGAAAACGGCGTTTGTGTCAACTGTTTCCCATGAGCTTCGAACTCCTCTGACTTCGATTAAGGGCTTCATTTCTACGCTCTTGATGGATGAAGAGGGTTATTACGACCGTGATACTCAGCGTGAGTTCTACACAATCATTGACACTGAGTGTGACCGTCTTACCAGATTAATTAGTGACTTGCTGAACGTTTCTAGAATCGAAGCTGGCCGAGCGTTGGAACTCAACCTTAAGCCTGTCAACTTGCCGAATCTAATCGAAAAGGTCGTCACCGTCCAAAAATCATACACAAATAAGCATACCTTTAAGATAGAGCTCGATGACCTGCCAGAAATCACAGCCGATGAAGACAAAGTCGACCAAATTTTGACCAACCTAACAAACAACGCAATCAAGTATTCACCAAAGGGTGGTCAAATTACTATAACCGGTACATCAAAAGACGGTATGGTTACAATAAGCGTTGCCGACCAGGGAATGGGAATTCCTAAGGACCACTTACCAAAAGTGTTTGAGCGATTCCATCGCGTTGACAACCGGGATACGCGTGAAGTTGGCGGTACTGGAATAGGTCTCTACCTTGTGAAGCACCTTGTTGAGGCGCATGGCGGCAAGATTTGGGTTGAAAGTGAGCTAGGGAAAGGCTCGACGTTTACGTTCACTTTGCCGATAACGCCTCCGTCTGAGGAAGAGGAAGAAACGAAAGAGAAAGAGGCCGTAGCTTGAGTCTCAAATCGCGGCGAGATTATGCAAAGGCATTTCCTGAAATGGCTCAAGTAACGGTAAAAGTTCTTATCCAAAAGCTGCCTGATGCCGAGGACCTTCCTCTCCCTGATTATGCAACTGCTGGAGCCGCTGGCATTGACCTTCATGCGGCGGTGGAAAACGATACAATCCTCAATCCGGGCGAGCGTAAGCTCATTTCAGCTGGTATACGAATAGCAATCCCCGAAGGTTTTGAAGGGCAAATACGTCCAAGAAGCGGCTTGGCGCTAAGACATGGCATTGGCTGTGTGAATTCTCCCGGCACGATTGATTCTGATTACCGAGGGCCTATTCAAGTGATTTTGATCAACTTTGGCGATAAACCATTTACTATCCATCGGGGAGACCGCATTGCTCAGCTTGTGATTGCGCCAGTCGCGAAGGCAGCCCTTGTCGAATCGAAATTTCTTCCTGAAACTGAGCGCAGCGACGCTGGCTTCGGCCACACAGGTGTTGCTCCGACGAACAACAAATAGGAAACATTGGCTGTTTTAAGTTCATTTGCCAATGCAATTTGCTTGCCGCGAAAAGACAAAGAAGGAAAAGTCTGATGAGTGAGCTAGCATATCGGGAGCTTTATGCGCCTGGCCATTTTGGAAATTGGTACGAAGTAATGGCTCCTTATGAGGCCGAAGAGATGCTTCGCGAGGCGAAATATTGGGGTTTTAACTCATATGGTGACTGGCTTGACGCCGCCGACTTAAAGGACCCACACGACAATCCCAGAAGGGAATACCTGCTGCCCCAGGTGCTCTGGGAACGGAAACAAGAGTTTTATCGCATTGCAGAAAAACTTGGCTTTCAAACTAACCTGGTCATCACCCCAAATCATGTCTATCTCAACCAAGTTTCACCAGAAATCGCCGCCGACAGAAAGGACAAAAGGCTCTTTGGCGGCCAACTGATATGTCCTTCGAAGCCGAAGGGCCGAGAGATTATCTTGAATAATCACCGTAACCTTTTTAAGGACCTGAAGTCAAAGGGGGTTAGCTTGGACTCTATCTCAGGCTGTCCATTTGATTACGGTGGGTGCTCCTGCCCTGAATGCAGCCCTTGGATACTGACTTTCGGAAAACTTATGGTGGAAATCCACGGAATTGCGCGAGAATATTTTCCGGGGATTCAGATGAGGTTAATCGGCTGGTGGTGGACAGCGGAAGAGCATAAGATGTTTAAAGAATGGGCCGACCGCGAGCAGAAAGGGCGGTTTGTGTCATTGGCAGAACACATTCTCTACGGCGAAACCCGTCCAAACCCTGAATTTGTGTTGCCCGAGGGATGTGAGCTTCATGCGTTTGTCCACATTGGATATGCAGAAAAAGCAAGCCCAAGGGATGTCTATGGAGCTTGGGGGCCGGTGATTGCTGCAAATCGTCTTGCTAGAACTGTATATGAACTTAAAGGCATTGGATGCACTGGGTTCCAAGCATATTCTGAAGGCTGCCTTGACGATGTGAACAAAGCTCTTCTAGGCGCACTTTCGTCTGGGAAAGCGTCGGATGCGAAAGCAGTCCTCGCAGAGTATGCGGAAAGGTACTTTGGTGCAAAGGGGCCGGATAAAAATGAATGGGCTAGTTGGTTGGCAGACTGGGGTGAACCATTCACTCGTGATGCTAAAAAGGCTCGCAAGGAGTTCGATAGACTTGCAAAGAAAGCGCGCTCGAGCTGGCGGCTAAAGCAATGGGAAGCCAAATTACGAATCTTTGAGGCTAATGCCGAGGTGTTGGCGGGTAAAGAATGGAATGAGGAACGCCGAGCTGCTGCGGACCGTTTCTTTTTTGAGCGCGAAAAACTATTCCGCGGCATCTGGGGACTTGGACCGGTGCGTCACGTGCTTAATGCTAGATACCATCCGCCACCTTGGTATCAAGAATTTCGAGCGGCAAAGGCTGTTGAAATAGGAGTGAACAATGAGTGTAGTTGACTTAAATCAAATTTCAAAATTCATTGATGTTAGCGCTGAAGCCCAACAACTTCTTAGCAAGAGCGATCAAGAAGCATATGCAAACCTAAACTTTAAGTGGGAAGGTCAACTTATTTCAGCTGATGCTTATATCGTTCTTCATTGCTTGGTTCGTGGACCTGGCAAGGGCGGCATTAGAATGTCCGATGGTGTTAGTCTTGAGGAGACGCGCAGGCTTGCAGAACTTATGACATACAAGTGCGCGCTCACACGAATTCCTTTTGGCGGTGCTAAGTCTGGTATTTGCATTGCTCCCCAGACTCTCACACCAGAGGCTAGGCGTGCGCTGATTGCAGAATACGTTCATATGTTTGGATTGTATCTCCAATCTGGCACATACGTGCCAGCGCCTGACCTTGGCACGGGTCCTTCCGACATGGCTACTATTTATGGCTACACCCATGTTCCTGAATCCGTAACTGGGAAGCCGCCTAGGATTGGAGGACTTCCAGGTCGTGAAGAAGCAACCGGTTATGGAGTTGCTACTGTAGTTAGGATGGCAGTAGCTGATATCCTTGGAAAAGAGTTGTCCGATGCCACAGTTGCAATACAAGGATATGGCAATGTTGGATACTGGACTGCCAAGTTTCTTTCTGAATGGGGCATGAGGGTAATCGCAGTGTCGGATGTTGGGTCTGCTTTATACTCAGATGTTGGGCTGCCTATTTCCGAGATTGGAAAAGTGAATTCCCTGGCAGCTACAGGTATGCCCCAGATACCGCGCGATGAGCTACTGGTTGTCCCAGTAGATGTGTTAATTCCTGCGGCGGTAGAGAATGTCATTACAGAAAAGACGGCACCAAATATTCAGGCAAAATTAGTTGTTGAAGCCGCCAATGATCCTACTACAACCGAGGGCAATAAAATACTCACTGAGAGGGGAATCCCCGTAATCCCTGACATTCTTGCCAACGCCGGAGGCGTTGTTGCTTCATATATTGAGTGGCGCCAGGCGAAGTCTGGAAGCCTTACAGAAAAAGAAGAAACTTATGCGGCTATCGAAAAGCAGCTCTCTCAGGCATATAGAGAGACAACTGAGGTTGCTAGGAGCAAGAATATAACTCATAGATTGGCAGCGCAGATAATTGCAGTGGATGAAGTTGTTCAGTCAATGCGCGACCGTGGCTGGATCTAAGATTGCCTTTTCCTTCTTGCTGAGTTGTAAACTTACCAATCGGGGGCAACTACGTAGTTGCCCCCATTGCTTTTAGCCAATTTGCTAACTAAAGACATTATGTCAATTAGTAATGCCAGTCAACGTCCGCAACCTCTTTTGCATGCCGTTCGATGAATTCCCGCCTTGGCTCGACTTTATCGCCCATTAGAGTGGTAAATATTTCGTCAGCCAGCACCGCGTCTTCCATTGTTACTTGGAGTATTGTTCGCGTTGCTGGGTTCATTGTTGTCTCTGCTAGTTGGTCGGCGTTCATTTCGCCGAGACCTTTGAACCTTTGAACTTTTACGTCCTTCTTACCTCGTATGTTTTTAAGGATTTCTTCTAGGTCTTGGTCATTTTTTGCATAGAATTGTTGATCTTTGCCCACGCTAACGCGGTAGAGCGGTGGCTGAGCAATATATACATGGCCAGCTTCGATGAGAGGCCTCATGTAGCGGAAAAAGAAGGTGAGCAGTAGCGTCCGAATATGATCCCCGTCGACGTCGGCATCGGTCATTATTATAACCCTATCATATCGGAGTTTTCTCAAGTCACAGCCGAACGCGTTTTCTTTGCCGTTGCCATTACCGTTGGCTGTATTCTCTTCGGCGCCATTTTGCTCGTAATTCTCGTCATCACCACTCATGCCGCGGGCGATTCCAGTGCCAAGAGCGGTGATAAGCGCGCGAATTTCTTCGTTTTCCAAAGCTTTATCTAGGCGAGCTTTCTCAACGTTTAAAATTTTACCTCTCAGCGGCAGGACGGCTTGGTATCGCCGGTCGCGGCCCTGTTTTGCGGAGCCACCTGCGGAGTCGCCCTCCACTAGGTAAATCTCACACTTCGATGGGTCGCGTTCTGAACAGTCGGCAAGCTTGCCGGGGAGAGATGAGTTCTCCAGGGCACTTTGTCGCTTCACAAGATCCGCCGCTTTGCGTGCTGCCTCGCGAGCTCTGCATGCCGTAAGAGCCTTTTCGACAATTTTCTTTCCAACCGCAGGGTTTTCCTCAAGGAATTCCGAGAGACCCTCGCCGACGATTGAGTTTACTATACCTTCTACTTCGCTGTTTCCAAGTTTGGTCTTTGTTTGGCCTTCAAACTGTGGGTGAAGTAGCTTGACAGAGATGACTGCTGTCAATCCTTCGCGAACATCTTCGCCTGTGAAGTTGTTGTCCTTTTCCTTTAGAGCGCCAATCTTGCGAGCATAGGCGTTGATTACCCTTGTTAGGGCAGTTTTAAAGCCGGATAGATGAACGCCGCCCTCAGCAGTATTGATGTTGTTTGCGAACGTCAGGATTTCTTCATGGTAGCCTTCGTTATATTGGAGAGCAATCTCTACATCAATGTCTTCGCGTTGGCGTGCGAAGTAGATAACCTTGTGGATAGGGTCCTTATTTCGGTTGAGGTGTTCAACAAATGCCGCAATTCCTGTCTTGTAGTGGAATACTTGGGTTTCTCCGGTTTCTTCGAGCGTAAATGTTATTTTAACTTGCTTGTTAAGATACGCTAGTTCTCGAAGCCTTTGGGTAAGGATTTCGGGGTTGTATTCTATTTTACCAAAAATCTCATGATCGGCTAGCCAGCGAGTGTATGTGCCGGTCTCTTTGGTTTTTCCGATTTTCCTGAGCGGACCGGTGGGTACTCCACGGCGGTAATCCTGCCTCCATATGCCGCCTTTCTGACGCACTTCGACATAGCACCACTCGGAGAGGGCATTTACTGCTGAAACACCTACGCCATGCAAACCACCTGAAACTTTATACGCGCCACTGTTGAACTTTGCGCCTGCATGGAGCATAGTCATCGCTACTTCGACGCCTGACACGCCCATCTCAGAGTGGATGTCAACTGGTATTCCCTGGCCATTGTCGCGGACTGATATGCTTTTGTCGGTATGTAAAGTAACATCAATTCTATCACAGCGGCCCGCAAGCGCTTCATCAATTGAATTATCTACGACCTCGATAAAAAGATGGTGCAGTCCTTTTGGCCCAGTGCTACCAATATACATGGCTGGACGCATTCGTACTGCCTCGAGGCCTTTTAAGACAGTTATTTGATCAGCATCATAATTATTTACGCCGTTAGTCTTTTCTTCCTTTTGTTCAACTGCCATGTCTTGTACTATACTCCTTCTTTAGGACACGCAAAAGCTCTGACAACGATGTGAACGCTGTGTGCATGGGGTGAGATTTTGAGTGCTTATGTTGCTTTTTGCAAATCAATTTTAGCACAAAATGGGTGTGAAAGTCAATTTTTCGAGCGTTACTAGAAGGTTTCAAGACTAGCATGCGAAAGCAAGCTTGGAAAGTAAGAGATTTTCAAACTTGGTCTTTATAGTAACTAGGTTAAGGAGAATCAATCCGGCAAATAGGAGAATAAGTCTACTCCTTGCTAGTTCCCATTCCACGATCATGTGGAACATGTGGTTT is drawn from Armatimonadota bacterium and contains these coding sequences:
- a CDS encoding PAS domain-containing protein, coding for MFDSNEALLARVEELQKELEESKQYIATLEKAKRELEQKIRSLSEPSGEPIPITEIEETLKRFVRKTAEILYAEKCVFMLFDKESGELVATKPAYGLTDEEIKAFRVRATQGVSGEVFRTGKPIIIHDALNDERTYKDNVALLHVRNGVCVPLISEKRDEEGRVIESTTIGVLHVFNQRYGNIFTEEDVRLLQRYAKNATAVILNAQIYREFVAEKEDLEHIIESVYAGLLMVNKDGRITQMNASARSMFGAQGKDVLGKMYYEVIDEPKVKDILVQCLTENTEIASEISLRLDESERIYQVQTALVKGEEQQPIGVVAIFNDITEIRNVERMKTAFVSTVSHELRTPLTSIKGFISTLLMDEEGYYDRDTQREFYTIIDTECDRLTRLISDLLNVSRIEAGRALELNLKPVNLPNLIEKVVTVQKSYTNKHTFKIELDDLPEITADEDKVDQILTNLTNNAIKYSPKGGQITITGTSKDGMVTISVADQGMGIPKDHLPKVFERFHRVDNRDTREVGGTGIGLYLVKHLVEAHGGKIWVESELGKGSTFTFTLPITPPSEEEEETKEKEAVA
- the dut gene encoding dUTP diphosphatase → MAQVTVKVLIQKLPDAEDLPLPDYATAGAAGIDLHAAVENDTILNPGERKLISAGIRIAIPEGFEGQIRPRSGLALRHGIGCVNSPGTIDSDYRGPIQVILINFGDKPFTIHRGDRIAQLVIAPVAKAALVESKFLPETERSDAGFGHTGVAPTNNK
- a CDS encoding Glu/Leu/Phe/Val dehydrogenase, producing the protein MSVVDLNQISKFIDVSAEAQQLLSKSDQEAYANLNFKWEGQLISADAYIVLHCLVRGPGKGGIRMSDGVSLEETRRLAELMTYKCALTRIPFGGAKSGICIAPQTLTPEARRALIAEYVHMFGLYLQSGTYVPAPDLGTGPSDMATIYGYTHVPESVTGKPPRIGGLPGREEATGYGVATVVRMAVADILGKELSDATVAIQGYGNVGYWTAKFLSEWGMRVIAVSDVGSALYSDVGLPISEIGKVNSLAATGMPQIPRDELLVVPVDVLIPAAVENVITEKTAPNIQAKLVVEAANDPTTTEGNKILTERGIPVIPDILANAGGVVASYIEWRQAKSGSLTEKEETYAAIEKQLSQAYRETTEVARSKNITHRLAAQIIAVDEVVQSMRDRGWI
- a CDS encoding type IIA DNA topoisomerase subunit B; translation: MAVEQKEEKTNGVNNYDADQITVLKGLEAVRMRPAMYIGSTGPKGLHHLFIEVVDNSIDEALAGRCDRIDVTLHTDKSISVRDNGQGIPVDIHSEMGVSGVEVAMTMLHAGAKFNSGAYKVSGGLHGVGVSAVNALSEWCYVEVRQKGGIWRQDYRRGVPTGPLRKIGKTKETGTYTRWLADHEIFGKIEYNPEILTQRLRELAYLNKQVKITFTLEETGETQVFHYKTGIAAFVEHLNRNKDPIHKVIYFARQREDIDVEIALQYNEGYHEEILTFANNINTAEGGVHLSGFKTALTRVINAYARKIGALKEKDNNFTGEDVREGLTAVISVKLLHPQFEGQTKTKLGNSEVEGIVNSIVGEGLSEFLEENPAVGKKIVEKALTACRAREAARKAADLVKRQSALENSSLPGKLADCSERDPSKCEIYLVEGDSAGGSAKQGRDRRYQAVLPLRGKILNVEKARLDKALENEEIRALITALGTGIARGMSGDDENYEQNGAEENTANGNGNGKENAFGCDLRKLRYDRVIIMTDADVDGDHIRTLLLTFFFRYMRPLIEAGHVYIAQPPLYRVSVGKDQQFYAKNDQDLEEILKNIRGKKDVKVQRFKGLGEMNADQLAETTMNPATRTILQVTMEDAVLADEIFTTLMGDKVEPRREFIERHAKEVADVDWHY